From one Pirellulales bacterium genomic stretch:
- a CDS encoding beta-ketoacyl-ACP synthase III, with translation MTDFSEQNLHAPVRRLTGVRVVGVGSYVPEKIVRNEDLVHFGCDPEWILRRTGIHERRHAPPEMATSDLAAIAAERCIARAGLAKDDIDLIVLGTFTPDMTMPATACLVQHKMGICAPAMDVQAACAGFFYALATAMQFVATGCSKLALAIGADCNSRVIDPQDVKTYPLFGDGAGAVLLAAGQPTQGFAAYAMGADGSGFDLLNCPMGGSRLPASAERVEQRLQYLKMYGKPVFKWAVRLLAYSIREVLSAAKMTIGDVDLFLLHQANARILDAVAEELKIDPAKMPINLDRYGNTSSGSIPLALDECLQQDRIHPGSNLLISGFGGGLAWGTGLFRW, from the coding sequence ATGACTGATTTCTCAGAGCAGAACCTGCATGCTCCTGTGCGGCGACTAACCGGCGTTCGGGTCGTCGGAGTTGGAAGCTACGTTCCCGAGAAAATCGTCCGGAACGAAGACCTGGTCCACTTCGGTTGCGACCCGGAATGGATACTTCGCCGCACCGGCATTCACGAGCGGCGGCACGCGCCCCCCGAGATGGCCACGAGCGATTTAGCGGCGATCGCCGCCGAGCGCTGTATCGCGCGGGCCGGCCTCGCAAAGGACGACATCGATCTGATCGTGCTCGGCACTTTCACGCCCGATATGACGATGCCCGCGACGGCTTGCCTGGTGCAACATAAGATGGGAATCTGCGCTCCCGCGATGGATGTGCAGGCGGCATGCGCGGGCTTCTTTTACGCCCTGGCCACGGCGATGCAATTCGTCGCCACCGGGTGCAGCAAGTTGGCTTTGGCGATCGGGGCCGATTGCAACTCGCGCGTGATCGATCCCCAAGACGTGAAGACGTATCCGCTCTTCGGCGACGGCGCCGGCGCCGTGCTGCTGGCGGCCGGCCAGCCGACGCAAGGCTTCGCCGCCTATGCGATGGGGGCCGACGGCTCGGGCTTCGATCTGCTCAATTGCCCGATGGGCGGCTCGCGGCTGCCGGCGAGCGCCGAGCGGGTCGAACAGCGATTGCAATACCTCAAGATGTACGGCAAGCCCGTGTTCAAGTGGGCCGTGCGCCTGCTCGCCTACAGCATTCGCGAGGTGCTCAGCGCCGCGAAGATGACGATCGGCGACGTCGATCTGTTTCTGCTGCACCAAGCCAACGCCCGCATCCTCGACGCGGTGGCCGAGGAACTCAAGATCGACCCCGCCAAGATGCCGATCAACCTCGACCGCTATGGCAACACCTCATCCGGCAGCATCCCGCTGGCTCTCGACGAATGCCTTCAACAAGACCGCATCCACCCCGGCAGCAATCTGCTGATCAGCGGCTTCGGCGGCGGGCTGGCTTGGGGGACGGGGCTGTTCCGCTGGTGA
- a CDS encoding Gfo/Idh/MocA family oxidoreductase yields the protein MSRESVVPVRVALIGAGRVCDYHHVPALRLDPRARLVAACDADQSLLQQRRGEWDLKKITTRFEELSDDPEIDALVIATPNASHRPIALAAARAGKHVMCEKPLGLNAGEVREMHHAARDAGIVHMTAFTYRFAPAMRYLKHLVASGALGQPRHFRSQRFLDWPETSWGWRQYKSSAGAGDLYDMTIHRIDFAMDLLGPIRRVCGALARFAERIKTPDGRSCPPSDVDDWSCLIGEFACGATGVWEGTTLAKGYGRGGFGHEWAEINGSEGSAVYQLHQPNTILLGKTGSDLAPIEVPKEFLKPAGSPRDPAVGEPATVFRYDLMWEFISAIVERRPAVPSFVDGLNAQIVADAVIQSFESRAWVELNAE from the coding sequence ATGTCGCGCGAGTCCGTCGTTCCCGTTCGAGTCGCTCTGATTGGCGCCGGACGCGTTTGCGATTACCACCACGTGCCGGCCCTGCGGCTCGATCCCCGAGCGCGGCTGGTCGCGGCTTGCGATGCGGACCAATCGTTGCTGCAACAGCGGCGCGGCGAGTGGGATCTGAAGAAGATCACGACGCGATTCGAGGAACTTAGTGATGATCCCGAGATCGACGCCCTGGTGATCGCGACCCCCAACGCCAGCCACCGGCCGATCGCGCTGGCGGCCGCTCGGGCCGGTAAGCACGTCATGTGCGAAAAGCCGCTGGGGCTGAACGCCGGCGAGGTGCGCGAGATGCACCACGCCGCGCGCGACGCGGGCATTGTTCACATGACGGCCTTCACCTATCGCTTCGCGCCCGCGATGCGCTATCTCAAGCACTTGGTCGCCAGCGGCGCGCTCGGCCAGCCCCGGCACTTTCGCAGCCAGCGATTCCTCGATTGGCCGGAAACGAGCTGGGGCTGGCGGCAATACAAATCGTCGGCGGGCGCCGGCGATCTCTATGATATGACGATCCACCGCATCGATTTCGCGATGGACCTACTCGGCCCAATCCGGCGCGTTTGCGGTGCGCTGGCTCGGTTCGCCGAGCGCATCAAGACACCCGACGGGCGGAGTTGCCCGCCGTCGGACGTCGACGACTGGTCATGCCTGATCGGCGAGTTCGCCTGTGGAGCGACCGGCGTTTGGGAGGGAACGACGCTGGCCAAGGGCTACGGCCGCGGCGGCTTTGGCCACGAGTGGGCCGAGATCAACGGCTCGGAAGGTTCGGCCGTTTATCAACTGCATCAGCCGAATACGATACTGTTGGGGAAGACGGGCAGCGATCTGGCGCCGATCGAAGTGCCGAAGGAGTTTCTCAAACCGGCCGGCAGTCCGAGAGACCCGGCGGTCGGCGAGCCGGCCACCGTGTTCCGCTATGATTTAATGTGGGAGTTTATCTCGGCAATCGTCGAGCGGCGGCCGGCGGTGCCGAGCTTCGTCGATGGCCTGAATGCTCAAATTGTCGCTGACGCAGTGATCCAGTCGTTTGAAAGCCGAGCTTGGGTCGAACTGAATGCAGAATGA